In the genome of Coturnix japonica isolate 7356 chromosome Z, Coturnix japonica 2.1, whole genome shotgun sequence, one region contains:
- the LOC107306333 gene encoding tripartite motif-containing protein 65-like codes for MSAGEEWTCSICRDVRQDVAHAIPCNHTFCLGCIHRWAKLRDSCPLCRTAMRTIRVCVRGDNQFVDCIVSPPAVPVPVSFSTTTGRRGAAASAPLPAVQRDVGAARVGGLLPEEWAALFRERRDLLFPVQPWIQDIFSQIQELPWWQICGLESVILALLCRVGLNRDALVYHAQPTLGPITAAFMDALIEVIVSRCGQEARRLLGLEDASAAQEQEDGPEEPSAAQEHEDGPPAPSGPSTSPQGTVAPSTSPSGSSAGPDAEELPGTSSGALGRGPGEPGSEAAGPSEQGRSRGSSSRGRGRNRSAGGSRRPTKRRAGSAQRAPLPCKRRRHRRL; via the coding sequence ATGTCTGCAGGAGAGGAGTGGACATGTTCCATCTGTCGCGATGTGCGACAGGACGTGGCCCATGCAATTCCATGTAATCACACATtctgcctgggctgcatccatCGGTGGGCGAAGCTGAGGGACAGCTGCCCGCTGTGCAGGACGGCCATGCGGACCATCCGGGTCTGCGTGCGGGGAGACAATCAGTTCGTGGACTGCATCGTCTCCCCGCCCGCAGTGCCGGTGCCCGTCAGCTTCAGCACCACCACCGGCCGCAGAGGCGCTGCGGCATCTGCTCCACTGCCAGCTGTGCAGAGGGATGTGGGAGCAGCGAGAGTGGGTGGCCTCCTGCCCGAGGAGTGGGCAGCACTCTTCAGGGAGAGACGTGACCTCCTCTTCCCAGTGCAGCCCTGGATACAGGACATCTTCTCCCAGATCCAGGAGCTGCCCTGGTGGCAGATCTGTGGGCTGGAGAGTGTGATCCTGGCTCTTCTGTGCCGAGTGGGGCTGAACAGGGATGCCCTGGTGTACCACGCACAGCCCACCCTGGGACCTATCACGGCAGCATTCATGGACGCGCTCATCGAAGTCATCGTGAGCCGGTGCGGCCAGGAGGCCCGGAGGCTGCTGGGCCTCGAAGATGCCAGCGCTGCCCAGGAGCAGGAGGACGGGCCCGAagagcccagtgctgcccaggAGCACGAGGATGGCCCCCCAGCCCCGTCTGGTCCCTCCACATCTCCTCAGGGGACCGTTGCCCCCAGCACCTCTCCCTCCGGCAGCTCCGCGGGTCCCGACGCGGAGGAGCTCCCCGGCACGTCCAGCGGGGCCCTCGGCAGAGGTCCCGGCGAGCCGGGTTCCGAGGCAGCCGGTCCCTCTGAGCAGGGCCGCAGCCGCGGCTCCTCCTCTCGCGGCCGGGGCAGGAATCGCTCGGCTGGGGGATCCCGGCGCCCCACCAAGAGGAGGGCCGGCAGCGCCCAGCGCGCTCCTCTGCCCTGCAAGAGGCGGCGCCACCGGCGCCTCTAA